One window of Saccharopolyspora phatthalungensis genomic DNA carries:
- a CDS encoding Imm1 family immunity protein: MTLTHEEPGIYGREVLDLTLIDIDDAIDQIRMTDQRRRNPNAGIAWFVQFGAEASEGLVLGIRGEVGALQWFTPTELLKPANGRNQDDVDYFTGPTGDHCPMSSELPSAEVLGVLREFASTRSKPTGLEWVPEA; the protein is encoded by the coding sequence ATGACGCTCACACACGAGGAACCCGGCATCTACGGCCGCGAAGTACTCGATCTGACCCTCATCGACATCGATGATGCGATCGACCAGATCCGGATGACCGATCAGCGCCGCCGGAACCCGAACGCCGGGATCGCATGGTTCGTCCAGTTCGGCGCCGAAGCGTCCGAGGGGCTTGTGCTCGGCATCCGGGGCGAAGTCGGCGCGCTCCAGTGGTTCACCCCGACCGAACTACTCAAGCCCGCGAACGGCCGGAACCAAGACGATGTCGACTACTTCACCGGGCCCACTGGTGACCACTGCCCCATGTCCTCCGAGTTGCCGAGCGCCGAGGTGCTAGGCGTGCTCCGAGAATTCGCTTCGACACGCAGCAAGCCAACGGGCCTGGAGTGGGTTCCCGAGGCGTAA
- a CDS encoding asparagine synthase-related protein, with product MNGDAVWLLDGGQDTAPPGTGWVCWAAGWLRVWHTQPVSRARVPGCRLLVDGHAVMDIKAVAKRLAAGEDTALGWLGGSATVIAVREHDVLVAGDLAGQRLVAVARHPRLVVGDQVSAVAGRVGAGFDPQWWALRLGAPQAVDVWWSGSPWAGVEVARPGWALHLERRSGTCSWRQITHLQPPQDDLVVAGHELREALINAVGTRAASARRLTADLSGGLDSATITALAATDSDSVEALTMLVPGVEDVVAARAVAALLPSVRLHELAVPEQAAPFADLDASGLDEPGIAANIGRERWWAQQIDEFGGGPHLTGEGGDAALTAPLSYLSGLTGLTAWRHARGWARLRQHSPAALVRAAWRLRRTSYADALRHEAHRIVHSGSPAAGLPARVSWFGSSTVEWLSPWARDTAAQLLRAHANAYEHPITPLNNAAVEDDAAWLVLIASGRMQRLYAQVHAEYGVQLESPWLDDAVVRACWRASAAARTTPYQLKPLLVRAMDGVVPDVALHRSTKGDYTASAYAGLRRHALRLRALFTGGRLAELGVIDEAAVRATLARAAEGLPVRLGRLDAVVGAEIWLRGRNSACGS from the coding sequence GTGAACGGAGACGCCGTGTGGCTGCTGGACGGTGGGCAGGACACGGCCCCGCCAGGAACGGGCTGGGTGTGCTGGGCCGCAGGATGGCTGCGGGTCTGGCATACCCAGCCCGTGTCACGTGCGCGGGTGCCGGGCTGCCGGCTACTGGTGGACGGCCATGCCGTGATGGACATCAAGGCGGTGGCGAAGCGGCTAGCAGCCGGGGAGGACACGGCGTTGGGCTGGCTGGGTGGTAGTGCCACGGTGATCGCAGTCCGTGAGCACGACGTCCTCGTCGCTGGGGATCTGGCTGGGCAGCGCCTGGTGGCGGTGGCTCGTCATCCGCGGCTAGTGGTCGGCGACCAGGTCAGTGCGGTGGCCGGGCGCGTGGGCGCTGGGTTTGACCCGCAATGGTGGGCGTTGCGGCTGGGGGCACCACAGGCAGTGGATGTGTGGTGGTCAGGCAGCCCGTGGGCCGGTGTCGAGGTCGCGCGTCCAGGGTGGGCGCTGCACCTTGAACGCCGTTCGGGCACCTGCAGTTGGCGACAGATAACACACCTGCAGCCACCACAGGACGACCTGGTTGTCGCCGGGCACGAGCTCCGAGAGGCGCTGATCAACGCGGTCGGAACTCGGGCGGCGTCTGCGCGGCGGCTGACGGCGGACCTCAGCGGTGGTCTGGATTCGGCAACGATCACTGCGCTGGCTGCGACTGACTCCGATTCGGTGGAGGCGTTGACGATGCTCGTGCCGGGGGTGGAGGACGTGGTCGCCGCGCGCGCGGTCGCCGCACTCCTTCCGTCGGTGCGGCTGCACGAGCTCGCCGTCCCCGAGCAGGCTGCACCGTTCGCCGACCTGGATGCCAGCGGCCTGGACGAGCCGGGCATTGCCGCGAACATCGGCCGGGAGCGCTGGTGGGCGCAGCAGATCGACGAGTTCGGCGGCGGCCCGCATCTAACCGGTGAGGGCGGTGACGCGGCGTTGACTGCGCCGTTGTCTTATCTCAGCGGCCTGACCGGTCTGACGGCGTGGCGGCACGCTCGCGGCTGGGCTCGCCTGCGGCAGCACTCGCCCGCAGCACTGGTACGCGCGGCCTGGAGGCTGCGCCGAACCAGCTACGCCGACGCGCTTCGGCACGAAGCCCATCGGATTGTTCACAGTGGTTCGCCAGCGGCGGGGTTGCCCGCTCGGGTGTCGTGGTTCGGCTCCTCGACCGTGGAATGGCTGAGTCCGTGGGCCCGAGACACGGCCGCGCAGTTGCTGCGCGCCCACGCCAATGCCTACGAGCATCCCATCACACCGCTGAACAACGCCGCGGTGGAAGATGACGCAGCGTGGCTGGTACTGATCGCGTCGGGCCGCATGCAGCGGCTGTATGCGCAGGTGCATGCCGAGTACGGCGTACAACTGGAGTCCCCGTGGCTCGACGATGCGGTCGTGCGGGCCTGCTGGAGGGCATCGGCGGCTGCCCGTACTACCCCGTACCAGCTCAAACCCCTGCTGGTGCGCGCCATGGACGGTGTGGTGCCCGACGTGGCGCTGCACCGCAGCACGAAGGGCGACTACACGGCGAGCGCGTATGCGGGTCTGCGACGCCACGCCTTGCGGCTGCGTGCGCTGTTCACCGGTGGACGGCTCGCTGAGCTCGGCGTGATTGACGAGGCTGCGGTGCGCGCGACGCTGGCCCGCGCCGCCGAGGGCCTTCCGGTGCGTCTGGGCCGCCTCGATGCGGTGGTGGGAGCTGAGATATGGCTGCGCGGAAGGAATTCGGCATGCGGATCGTGA
- a CDS encoding ASCH domain-containing protein — protein MLDTTAWPGSVDLYVDTVVWLGSRLLTDPKHFFRSFTVKELGRLITARPTEPVVRTHEMGIYKRYFDLIASGQKTTEIRVDDSSRKKNQGRFVDPVPLPGRPGAHPRHASGPLRHL, from the coding sequence ATGCTCGACACCACCGCCTGGCCCGGCAGCGTCGATCTCTACGTCGACACCGTGGTCTGGCTGGGCAGCCGACTGCTCACCGACCCCAAGCATTTCTTCCGCTCGTTCACTGTCAAGGAACTAGGCCGACTCATTACCGCACGCCCCACCGAACCCGTCGTCCGCACCCACGAGATGGGCATCTACAAACGCTACTTCGACCTAATAGCCAGCGGACAAAAGACGACCGAGATCCGGGTCGACGACTCCAGCCGCAAAAAAAATCAAGGAAGGTTCGTTGATCCGGTTCCGCTGCCAGGGCGACCAGGTGCTCACCCGCGTCACGCGAGTGGCCCGCTACGCCACCTTTGA
- a CDS encoding lasso peptide biosynthesis B2 protein — protein sequence MATPPAGPHVSWSARCAGAAAATIAWLAVRCLRFDRTVWLVQHLVSGTGRRLATAREAEAMLRAIDEGAAWLPMRVACLERSLAAVLLAAGWRRAITWCYGVRARPPLTMHAWISTPTGPVGEREEHIAARRIAPRRKT from the coding sequence ATGGCCACCCCACCTGCTGGCCCGCACGTGTCGTGGTCAGCACGCTGTGCCGGTGCTGCCGCGGCCACGATCGCCTGGCTCGCCGTACGGTGTCTACGATTCGACCGAACCGTGTGGCTGGTGCAACACCTTGTCTCCGGCACCGGTCGGCGCCTCGCGACCGCGCGGGAAGCGGAGGCGATGCTGCGCGCGATAGATGAAGGCGCGGCCTGGTTACCGATGCGCGTCGCCTGCCTAGAGCGCTCTCTGGCCGCCGTCCTGCTAGCCGCCGGGTGGCGTCGGGCGATCACCTGGTGCTACGGCGTGCGCGCCCGACCGCCGCTCACCATGCACGCCTGGATTTCAACCCCCACCGGCCCCGTCGGCGAACGCGAGGAGCACATCGCAGCCCGCCGGATCGCACCGAGGAGAAAAACATGA
- a CDS encoding multicopper oxidase family protein, whose protein sequence is MLNRRDAIKLGSVAAVAMALPGGRLAAALSDDPPVPAPFSVPLRIPPVLAPTRSTPDTDYYNIQIRETEQKILPGVRTKTLTYNGSFPGPTIRARRGRNTVVTQTNGMSTPATVHLHGANVPASSDGYPLDLIEPGQSRVYHYPNNQPAATLWYHDHAHHMEAEHVYRGLAGAYLLSDPIDQALPLPQGKFDVPLLIRDAKFDKDGQFVFVPDDFQNRPTILVNGLPQPYLKVQRRVYRLRLINAANIQPFTFRLSNGMQFLQIASDGGFLSIPAVRQEIDLWPSERAEVLVDFRSVAPGTNVVLEDTFSFTNVESKRSIMQFQVGHNAAQFDGPHSNTLPDRLVDEVPLGHATNTRRFLMQADPNTLEFLINGKPFDPNRVDATIKHGTTEIWEIVNGDTALQIPHAMHLHLVQFRVLDRNGNPEPAYDAYPKDTVRLHPGDFVRILVTFNSYIGRYPFHCHFIDHSSHSMMGQFEVVA, encoded by the coding sequence TTGTTGAACCGCAGAGACGCGATCAAACTCGGTTCTGTCGCCGCTGTGGCAATGGCATTACCCGGCGGGCGACTGGCGGCCGCGCTCTCTGACGATCCGCCGGTGCCCGCGCCCTTCTCGGTCCCGCTGCGGATTCCGCCCGTGCTGGCGCCCACGCGCTCCACACCGGACACGGACTACTACAACATCCAGATCCGGGAAACCGAACAGAAAATCTTACCTGGCGTCCGCACCAAAACCCTCACCTACAACGGGAGCTTCCCGGGGCCGACCATCCGAGCCCGGCGCGGCCGCAACACGGTCGTCACGCAAACCAACGGCATGTCCACGCCCGCGACCGTGCACCTGCACGGCGCGAATGTGCCCGCCTCCAGCGACGGGTACCCGCTCGACTTGATCGAACCCGGCCAGTCGAGGGTGTACCACTACCCGAACAACCAGCCCGCCGCCACGCTCTGGTACCACGACCACGCCCACCACATGGAGGCCGAGCACGTCTACCGCGGGCTGGCCGGCGCGTACCTGCTGTCCGACCCGATTGACCAGGCCCTGCCGCTGCCACAGGGCAAGTTCGACGTGCCGCTGCTCATCCGGGACGCGAAATTCGACAAGGACGGCCAGTTCGTCTTCGTCCCCGATGACTTCCAGAACAGACCGACGATTCTGGTCAACGGCCTACCACAGCCATACCTCAAGGTCCAGCGGCGAGTGTATCGCCTGCGGCTGATCAACGCAGCCAACATACAGCCCTTCACGTTCCGGTTGAGCAACGGAATGCAGTTCCTGCAGATCGCCTCGGACGGCGGATTCCTGAGCATTCCCGCGGTGCGCCAGGAGATCGATCTGTGGCCGTCGGAGCGCGCCGAGGTGTTAGTGGACTTCCGCTCGGTCGCGCCGGGCACCAACGTCGTGCTGGAAGACACGTTCTCGTTCACGAACGTCGAGTCCAAGCGCTCGATCATGCAGTTCCAGGTGGGACACAACGCCGCGCAATTCGATGGCCCACACAGCAACACCCTCCCGGACCGGCTGGTCGACGAGGTGCCACTGGGTCACGCCACGAACACGCGCCGGTTCCTCATGCAGGCCGATCCGAACACCCTTGAGTTCCTCATCAACGGCAAGCCGTTCGACCCGAACCGGGTAGACGCAACGATCAAGCACGGCACCACCGAGATCTGGGAGATCGTCAACGGCGACACCGCCCTGCAGATCCCGCACGCGATGCACCTGCACCTGGTGCAGTTCCGGGTCCTGGACCGCAACGGAAATCCGGAGCCAGCCTACGATGCATACCCGAAGGACACCGTCCGCCTGCACCCCGGCGACTTCGTCCGGATCCTGGTGACGTTCAACTCCTACATCGGCCGGTACCCGTTCCACTGCCACTTCATCGACCACTCGTCGCACTCCATGATGGGCCAGTTCGAGGTCGTGGCCTGA
- a CDS encoding PqqD family protein, giving the protein MRIVIEPAVSSVEHGEGLVLITERTGRCYRCSPSAAALWRALADHGDPVQAAVEVAEIYGIDQEKIGADLERLVRTLAAAGLVRIIEEGIRS; this is encoded by the coding sequence ATGCGGATCGTGATCGAACCGGCGGTGAGCTCGGTTGAGCATGGCGAGGGCCTGGTGCTCATCACCGAACGCACCGGCCGCTGCTACCGCTGCTCGCCCAGTGCCGCAGCACTGTGGCGGGCCTTAGCCGATCACGGCGACCCGGTCCAGGCCGCAGTAGAAGTTGCCGAGATCTACGGCATAGACCAAGAGAAGATAGGCGCAGACCTGGAGCGGCTCGTCAGAACTCTGGCCGCCGCCGGGCTTGTTCGCATCATCGAGGAGGGGATTCGCTCGTGA
- a CDS encoding MarR family winged helix-turn-helix transcriptional regulator codes for MSAREWTHPDRRAALVRQADPLSPEVLDDLEAGIGALLVVWGRSTERIKPKVSASQLRALVVVDRHDAITLTSLADELGSIPSVTSRLCDRLQAAGLLVRAASASDRREVMLRLSKDGRRLLRQFRRERQADIKEVLGAMSPRSRGALLTGLGAFYAAATELGLPDEEPA; via the coding sequence GTGTCCGCGCGCGAGTGGACGCACCCGGATAGGAGGGCTGCGCTGGTGCGCCAAGCTGATCCGCTTTCCCCCGAGGTCCTTGACGACCTGGAGGCGGGCATCGGGGCGCTGCTGGTCGTGTGGGGACGCAGCACCGAGCGCATCAAGCCGAAGGTTTCGGCGTCGCAGCTCCGAGCCTTGGTCGTGGTGGACCGGCATGACGCCATCACCCTCACGAGCCTCGCCGACGAGTTGGGCTCGATCCCGTCCGTGACGAGCCGGCTGTGCGACCGGCTCCAAGCCGCCGGCCTGCTCGTCCGCGCCGCCAGCGCCAGCGACCGACGCGAGGTCATGCTCCGGCTTTCCAAGGACGGCCGCCGACTCCTCCGCCAGTTCCGGCGGGAACGCCAGGCCGACATCAAGGAAGTGCTGGGCGCCATGAGCCCACGAAGCCGCGGTGCGCTGCTCACCGGTCTGGGCGCCTTCTACGCGGCCGCGACGGAGCTCGGCCTACCGGACGAAGAACCCGCCTGA
- a CDS encoding protein-L-isoaspartate O-methyltransferase family protein has protein sequence MTTATPDYQDWTTTDTGEQILQSSAQHTIETMVDLLGLQPGHRILEIGTGSGYSTALLASHTGPTGKVTSIDINADLVDRANRRLTADGYRWAEAHAANGLMGWPARAPYDRIIAWTTPPEVPQAWLDQAADDAVLVTPVHLAPVAHAHAVLRAEVHIGQIRRESLHPGSFIETHSAATNDPRVPTRHLDAVQWDANGSPSWISAAPLHEQHPAAQRLLAQLRALGKLEMSFPNRKHWQAAMAHVVTRWPERACAAAGPWGLGLGIASTGGVAVITTTGLLVHAGDVDVRLALVAAVENWDRAGRPGYDALRRAI, from the coding sequence ATGACAACCGCGACCCCCGACTACCAGGACTGGACAACCACCGACACCGGCGAGCAGATACTGCAGAGCAGCGCGCAGCACACCATCGAGACCATGGTCGATCTGCTGGGTCTCCAGCCCGGCCACCGAATCCTTGAAATCGGCACCGGAAGCGGCTATTCCACCGCGCTGCTGGCCTCCCACACCGGCCCGACCGGCAAAGTCACCTCGATCGATATCAACGCGGATCTCGTCGACCGCGCGAATCGTCGCCTGACCGCCGATGGCTATCGGTGGGCCGAGGCCCATGCCGCTAACGGACTGATGGGCTGGCCCGCCCGGGCGCCATACGACCGGATCATCGCCTGGACCACTCCACCGGAGGTGCCACAGGCATGGCTGGATCAGGCCGCGGATGACGCGGTGCTGGTCACCCCGGTACACCTCGCCCCGGTCGCACACGCCCACGCCGTCCTACGCGCCGAAGTCCACATCGGACAGATCCGCCGGGAATCGCTGCACCCGGGCAGCTTCATCGAAACCCATTCGGCTGCCACTAATGATCCTCGGGTGCCGACCCGCCACCTCGATGCGGTGCAATGGGACGCCAATGGGAGCCCGAGTTGGATCAGCGCAGCGCCACTGCATGAACAGCACCCTGCCGCGCAACGACTCCTGGCACAATTGCGCGCACTCGGAAAATTGGAGATGAGCTTCCCCAACCGGAAGCATTGGCAGGCTGCGATGGCACACGTGGTGACGCGCTGGCCCGAGCGGGCCTGCGCTGCTGCTGGCCCCTGGGGACTAGGGCTCGGCATAGCCAGCACCGGAGGCGTTGCCGTGATCACGACAACAGGGCTCCTCGTGCACGCTGGCGATGTAGATGTGCGGCTTGCGCTCGTGGCTGCGGTGGAAAACTGGGACCGGGCGGGGCGGCCGGGGTACGACGCGCTGCGTCGCGCCATCTAA
- the helR gene encoding RNA polymerase recycling motor ATPase HelR, producing the protein MSNLGYEDELRSERSYVAGLYARLDAERARVKGEYNAALRGNGGTPVERDVEVRALAKAAKRLDVADNGLCFGRLDAISGEHSYIGRIGLFDEENEYEPVLLDWRAPASRAFYVATAATPENMRRRRQFHTRGRQVVDFTDEVLGRPGGGERGDAALLAAVNAPRGDGMRDIVATIQAEQDKIIRLDHPGVLVIEGGPGTGKTVVALHRVAYLLYTQRERMERHGVLVVGPNSAFLNHIGRVLPSLGESDVVFMTTGDLVPGLRVAAEDTPEAARLKGSLKILDVLAAAVADRQRLPEHPLPIELADVTVRIDAETAEWAREEARASGLPHNEARAVFTEIVTYVLTERAIARIGRGWLTRADREAWEQLRADLLKELAQNDKFSAALDELWPVLTPETLLAPLYMSPERLRAAGADLALLRADGDAWTVSDVPLLDELVDLLGRDKSADQAAEQERQAEAEYAAGVLDILQMDRKDLMDDEDHLLAQDLLYAEDLADRFLERDTRELVERAAADRDWTYRHVVVDEAQELSEMDWRVLMRRCPSRSFTVVGDLAQRRSVAGATSWDTMLEPYVPGRWVYRSLSVNYRTPAEIMTVAAALLAEFAPALKPPESVRACGVQPWSRRVTGDELPAAIEEFVRDEAGREGTSVVIGPPGVPGTVPASETKGLEFDAVLVVEPERILADGPRGAAELYVALTRATQRLGVLHRDPLPRALTGLVEMGPNRYPMSSVDRGLVLGWRD; encoded by the coding sequence GTGTCAAATCTGGGATACGAAGACGAATTGCGGTCCGAACGGAGCTACGTGGCCGGGCTCTACGCGCGGCTCGACGCCGAACGCGCGCGAGTGAAGGGTGAGTACAACGCGGCGTTGCGGGGAAATGGCGGGACACCCGTGGAACGGGATGTCGAGGTGCGCGCGCTGGCCAAAGCGGCGAAGCGGCTGGATGTGGCGGACAACGGGCTGTGTTTCGGTCGGCTGGACGCCATTTCGGGCGAACATTCCTACATTGGCCGGATCGGCCTTTTCGACGAGGAGAACGAGTACGAACCGGTGTTGCTCGATTGGCGGGCGCCGGCGTCACGCGCGTTCTACGTCGCCACCGCCGCGACCCCGGAGAACATGCGTCGGCGCCGCCAGTTTCACACCCGCGGGCGTCAAGTGGTCGATTTCACCGACGAGGTGCTCGGCCGCCCCGGCGGTGGCGAGCGAGGGGACGCGGCCCTGCTCGCGGCGGTCAACGCGCCGCGCGGTGACGGGATGCGCGACATCGTGGCGACGATCCAGGCCGAGCAGGACAAGATCATCCGGCTCGATCACCCGGGGGTGCTGGTGATCGAGGGTGGCCCGGGAACCGGGAAGACCGTGGTGGCGCTGCACCGCGTCGCGTACCTGCTCTACACCCAGCGGGAGCGGATGGAACGCCACGGTGTGCTGGTGGTCGGGCCCAACTCGGCGTTCCTGAACCACATCGGCCGCGTTCTGCCGTCGCTGGGCGAGTCCGACGTGGTGTTCATGACCACCGGCGACCTCGTGCCCGGTCTGCGCGTCGCCGCCGAGGACACCCCGGAAGCCGCGCGGCTCAAGGGCTCGCTGAAGATCCTGGACGTGCTCGCGGCGGCGGTCGCCGATCGGCAGCGGCTGCCGGAGCATCCGCTGCCGATCGAACTGGCGGACGTCACGGTGCGGATCGACGCCGAGACCGCGGAGTGGGCCAGGGAAGAGGCGCGCGCGAGCGGGCTGCCACACAACGAGGCCCGCGCGGTCTTCACCGAGATTGTCACGTATGTGCTTACCGAACGGGCGATAGCCCGGATCGGCCGGGGCTGGCTGACCCGGGCGGACCGCGAAGCATGGGAGCAGTTGCGGGCCGACCTGCTCAAGGAGCTCGCGCAAAACGACAAGTTCTCCGCCGCGCTCGACGAACTCTGGCCGGTACTGACGCCGGAAACACTGTTGGCGCCGCTGTACATGTCTCCCGAACGGCTGCGAGCGGCAGGCGCCGACCTGGCGTTGTTGCGCGCCGATGGCGACGCCTGGACGGTGTCGGACGTGCCGCTGCTCGACGAACTGGTCGATCTGCTGGGCCGCGACAAGTCGGCCGACCAGGCCGCCGAGCAGGAACGGCAGGCGGAGGCCGAGTACGCCGCCGGCGTGCTGGACATCCTCCAGATGGACCGCAAGGACCTGATGGACGACGAGGACCACCTGCTCGCCCAGGACCTGCTTTACGCCGAGGACCTGGCGGATCGCTTCCTTGAGCGCGACACCCGTGAACTCGTCGAACGCGCCGCCGCGGACCGGGACTGGACCTACCGGCATGTCGTGGTCGACGAGGCCCAAGAACTGTCCGAAATGGACTGGCGGGTGCTGATGCGCCGCTGCCCGAGCCGATCCTTCACGGTGGTCGGCGATCTCGCCCAACGCCGGTCGGTTGCCGGAGCGACATCGTGGGACACGATGCTGGAGCCCTATGTGCCCGGCCGTTGGGTTTACCGGTCGCTGTCGGTGAACTACCGCACCCCGGCGGAGATCATGACCGTCGCCGCCGCGCTGCTCGCCGAGTTCGCACCCGCGCTCAAGCCACCGGAGTCGGTCCGCGCGTGCGGAGTCCAGCCGTGGTCCAGGCGGGTCACCGGGGACGAACTGCCCGCTGCCATCGAGGAATTCGTACGAGACGAAGCCGGTCGCGAAGGCACCAGCGTCGTGATCGGGCCACCGGGTGTGCCGGGCACCGTGCCAGCGTCGGAGACGAAAGGCCTGGAGTTCGACGCCGTCCTGGTCGTGGAACCAGAACGGATCCTCGCCGACGGCCCGCGCGGCGCGGCCGAGCTCTACGTCGCCCTCACCCGCGCCACCCAACGCCTCGGCGTCCTGCACCGGGACCCATTGCCGCGGGCCCTGACCGGACTCGTCGAAATGGGTCCGAATCGTTACCCAATGTCATCGGTGGATCGAGGTTTGGTCTTGGGCTGGCGTGACTAA
- a CDS encoding lasso RiPP family leader peptide-containing protein, producing MDTDTETVVYEPPQLEELGGVVDLMLGNGEHDTADKGQYYW from the coding sequence GTGGACACTGACACCGAGACTGTGGTGTACGAGCCGCCGCAGCTGGAAGAGCTTGGCGGTGTCGTCGACCTGATGCTTGGCAACGGAGAGCACGACACCGCCGACAAAGGCCAGTACTACTGGTGA
- a CDS encoding transposase family protein, whose protein sequence is MTTQKNLAEGAAPIIYQVQLPVSTRTLQVVSDLISARRKKIGSRWRKALPGKQAIIALAVLRHDQRLLDLAGGNGVSASTIRRWVLEVIDLLAARAPRLDRVLATTARTGGEVVLLDGTLIPTHRRSGHDNRRYYSGKHKRHGLLFLALTDDAGNLLWLSAATPGRASEVTTARHAKLTTKLRDAGLGAMCDLGFTGLEDDPTQPVIIIGRRAARARPLTDAEKQANQLLARERAAGEHGFADLKNWRILTRLRMHTRHATRLLRALLVLTNLEITR, encoded by the coding sequence GTGACTACACAAAAAAACCTCGCCGAGGGCGCAGCGCCCATTATCTACCAGGTCCAGCTTCCGGTCTCCACCCGCACGCTTCAGGTGGTCAGTGACCTGATTTCCGCTCGCCGCAAGAAGATCGGTTCCCGCTGGCGCAAGGCACTCCCGGGTAAGCAGGCGATCATCGCGCTGGCGGTGCTGCGTCACGACCAGCGGCTGCTGGATTTGGCCGGGGGCAACGGCGTCTCGGCCTCCACGATTCGCCGGTGGGTCCTGGAGGTCATCGACCTGCTGGCCGCCCGCGCCCCGCGCCTGGACCGGGTGCTGGCCACCACCGCCCGCACCGGGGGCGAGGTGGTCCTGCTGGATGGCACCCTGATCCCGACCCACCGGCGCAGCGGTCACGACAACCGGCGCTACTACAGCGGCAAACACAAACGCCACGGGCTGCTGTTTCTCGCTCTCACCGACGACGCGGGCAATCTGCTGTGGCTCTCGGCCGCGACCCCGGGCCGGGCCTCGGAGGTCACCACCGCCCGCCACGCCAAACTCACCACCAAACTCCGCGACGCCGGCCTGGGCGCGATGTGCGACCTGGGGTTCACCGGACTGGAAGACGACCCCACCCAGCCCGTGATCATCATCGGCCGCCGTGCCGCCCGCGCCCGGCCCCTCACCGACGCCGAGAAACAGGCCAACCAACTCCTCGCCCGCGAACGCGCCGCCGGTGAACATGGCTTCGCCGACCTGAAAAACTGGCGCATTCTCACCCGGCTACGCATGCACACCCGCCACGCCACCCGCCTGCTGCGTGCCCTGCTGGTGCTGACCAACCTGGAAATCACCCGCTGA
- a CDS encoding glycosyltransferase, producing MRVLLSTYGSRGDVEPLAGLAVRLRELGAEVRVCAPPDEDFAQRLAGVGVPLVPVGQSARALTTAAPPPSSLPRRAAELIASQFDAVTAAAEGCDALVATGVMPAAAGARSVAEKLGIRSVSVTFQQLTLPSPHHPPLAYPGRPFPPEVTDNRVLWDLDAQSINALFGAALNTNRASIGLPPVDNVRDYVIGDQPWLATDPILDPWQETPNLDVVQTGAWILPDVRPLPAELVAFLDAGTPPVYVGFGSMPMHASTDVARVAIEAIRAQGRRALVGLGWADLAPIDDRDDCFVVGEVNQQALFGRVAAVVHHGGAGTTTTATRAGAPQVVIPQGTDQPYWAGRVADLSIGAAHDGPAPTFESLSAALRTALTPETRARATAVAGTIRTDGATVAATLLLDAVSRERPPVSA from the coding sequence GTGCGTGTGTTGTTGTCGACGTATGGGTCGCGCGGGGACGTCGAACCGTTGGCGGGACTCGCTGTGCGGTTGCGGGAACTCGGCGCGGAGGTGCGGGTGTGCGCGCCGCCGGACGAGGACTTCGCGCAGCGGCTGGCCGGTGTCGGCGTGCCGCTGGTGCCGGTCGGCCAGTCGGCGCGCGCGCTGACGACTGCGGCGCCGCCGCCGTCGTCCCTGCCCCGGCGCGCGGCTGAGTTGATCGCCAGCCAGTTTGACGCGGTCACCGCCGCGGCCGAGGGATGTGACGCGCTGGTGGCGACCGGCGTGATGCCTGCCGCGGCCGGGGCGCGGTCGGTGGCCGAGAAACTGGGCATCCGCTCCGTGTCCGTGACCTTCCAGCAGCTCACCCTGCCGTCGCCGCACCACCCACCGCTGGCGTATCCCGGCCGGCCGTTCCCGCCGGAGGTGACCGACAACCGGGTGCTGTGGGACCTGGACGCCCAGAGCATCAATGCGCTGTTCGGTGCGGCGCTCAACACGAACCGGGCTTCGATCGGCCTGCCACCGGTGGACAACGTTCGCGACTACGTCATCGGCGACCAGCCGTGGCTGGCGACGGACCCGATCCTGGACCCGTGGCAGGAGACGCCGAACCTCGACGTCGTGCAGACAGGCGCGTGGATCCTGCCCGACGTTCGCCCACTCCCGGCCGAGTTGGTGGCATTCCTGGACGCTGGTACACCACCGGTGTACGTGGGCTTCGGCAGCATGCCCATGCACGCATCGACGGACGTCGCCCGGGTGGCCATCGAGGCGATCCGAGCGCAGGGCCGTCGCGCACTCGTCGGGCTCGGCTGGGCCGACCTGGCCCCGATCGACGACCGGGACGACTGTTTCGTCGTCGGCGAGGTCAACCAGCAGGCACTGTTCGGCCGGGTGGCCGCCGTCGTGCACCACGGCGGCGCGGGCACGACGACGACGGCCACCCGGGCCGGCGCGCCTCAGGTCGTCATACCCCAGGGGACGGACCAGCCGTACTGGGCCGGCCGGGTGGCCGACCTGAGCATCGGCGCGGCACATGACGGTCCGGCTCCGACCTTCGAGTCCCTGTCGGCCGCGCTCAGGACGGCCCTGACTCCCGAGACCCGGGCACGAGCAACCGCCGTGGCCGGCACGATCCGCACCGACGGAGCGACGGTGGCCGCGACGCTGCTGCTCGACGCGGTAAGCCGAGAAAGGCCGCCAGTGTCCGCGTGA